Proteins encoded together in one Yersinia mollaretii ATCC 43969 window:
- the fruA gene encoding PTS fructose transporter subunit IIBC: MKTLLIIDSSLGQARGHLATLMLGAAAAKAGLSWVESAADAELVIVAGQSAPADSALNGKKLYIGDVEKAVRDPDAFLAQAIAQAKPYQAAVAAPAAIATPSGPKRIVAITACPTGVAHTFMAAEAIESEAKKRGWWVKVETRGSVGAGNTITPEEVAAADLVIVAADIEVDLDKFAGKPMYRTTTGLALKKTVQELDKALVEAEVYQPKTGSSTGTKKTETGGPYRHLLTGVSYMLPMVVAGGLCIALSFVFGIKAFEVKGTLAAALMQIGGGSAFALMVPVLAGFIAFSIADRPGLTPGLIGGMLAVSTGAGFLGGIIAGFLAGYVAKAISTKLHLPQSMEALKPILIIPLVASLIVGLVMIYVVGTPVAKIMTGLTDWLQSMGTANAVLLGAILGAMMCTDMGGPVNKAAYAFGVALLSSSVYAPMAAIMAAGMVPPLAMGLATLLARHKFDKGEQEGGKAALVLGLCFISEGAIPFAARDPMRVLPCCIAGGALTGALSMAFGAQLMAPHGGLFVLLIPGAIHPVLLYLVAIIAGTVLAGGAYAMLKRPDEVVAKVA, encoded by the coding sequence ATGAAAACGCTACTAATAATAGACAGTTCGCTCGGGCAGGCCAGAGGCCATCTCGCGACACTGATGTTGGGTGCTGCGGCGGCAAAAGCAGGACTGAGCTGGGTTGAGAGTGCCGCTGATGCGGAGCTGGTGATTGTTGCTGGGCAATCAGCCCCGGCTGACAGCGCGTTGAACGGCAAAAAGCTCTACATCGGTGATGTAGAAAAAGCGGTGCGGGATCCGGACGCTTTCTTGGCCCAAGCTATTGCGCAGGCCAAACCCTATCAGGCGGCGGTTGCAGCTCCGGCAGCTATTGCGACCCCCAGTGGTCCAAAACGTATCGTGGCGATTACGGCGTGCCCAACAGGCGTAGCACACACCTTTATGGCGGCTGAAGCCATTGAAAGTGAAGCGAAAAAACGTGGCTGGTGGGTGAAAGTTGAAACCCGTGGATCGGTTGGCGCAGGTAATACCATTACGCCAGAAGAGGTGGCGGCGGCTGACTTGGTTATCGTGGCCGCGGATATCGAAGTGGACCTCGACAAGTTTGCGGGCAAACCGATGTACCGCACCACCACGGGTCTGGCGCTGAAGAAAACCGTGCAAGAGCTGGACAAGGCGCTGGTGGAAGCTGAAGTTTATCAGCCCAAAACTGGCAGCAGCACCGGCACCAAGAAAACAGAGACTGGCGGCCCATACCGTCACCTGTTGACTGGCGTCTCTTATATGTTGCCGATGGTGGTGGCAGGGGGCTTGTGTATCGCGCTCTCCTTCGTATTCGGTATCAAAGCGTTTGAAGTGAAAGGCACTCTGGCTGCGGCCTTAATGCAAATCGGTGGCGGTTCGGCATTTGCCCTGATGGTCCCTGTATTGGCGGGCTTTATTGCCTTCTCCATTGCTGACCGTCCGGGTCTGACACCGGGTTTGATTGGCGGTATGTTAGCGGTGAGCACCGGTGCGGGCTTCCTTGGCGGTATCATTGCCGGTTTCTTGGCCGGTTATGTGGCGAAAGCGATCAGCACCAAGCTGCACTTGCCGCAAAGTATGGAAGCGCTTAAGCCGATACTGATTATCCCGCTGGTGGCCAGCTTGATCGTCGGTTTGGTGATGATTTATGTGGTCGGTACGCCGGTGGCAAAAATCATGACTGGCCTGACTGATTGGTTGCAATCCATGGGTACGGCGAATGCGGTACTGCTGGGGGCTATTCTGGGTGCGATGATGTGTACCGACATGGGTGGGCCAGTTAACAAAGCGGCCTACGCTTTTGGTGTGGCACTGCTTAGCTCGTCAGTTTATGCGCCGATGGCCGCTATTATGGCTGCGGGGATGGTTCCACCGCTGGCAATGGGTCTGGCGACACTGTTGGCACGTCACAAGTTTGATAAAGGTGAGCAAGAAGGGGGCAAAGCAGCGCTGGTACTGGGCTTATGCTTTATCTCTGAAGGGGCGATTCCGTTTGCTGCTCGTGATCCAATGCGTGTCTTACCCTGCTGTATCGCCGGTGGCGCACTGACGGGCGCACTCTCTATGGCCTTCGGCGCACAACTGATGGCACCACACGGTGGCTTGTTCGTGCTACTGATTCCTGGGGCGATTCATCCAGTGCTGTTATATCTGGTGGCTATCATCGCGGGTACTGTGTTGGCCGGTGGCGCATACGCCATGCTGAAACGCCCTGATGAAGTGGTCGCGAAAGTCGCGTAA
- a CDS encoding nucleotide triphosphate diphosphatase NUDT15: MSVVVGVGVILVNPQGEVLLGKRCGQHAPYWSIPGGHMEAGESFEAAAKREIHEETGLHINELNVIALCNNIATWREEGKHTVSVCLLAQHPGGEPELKEPDKCQQWLWCNPRELPEPHFEASRHSIELWLNQQFYRHYD; this comes from the coding sequence ATGTCTGTTGTTGTCGGTGTGGGTGTGATTCTCGTCAACCCGCAAGGGGAGGTACTGCTGGGTAAGCGTTGCGGTCAGCATGCCCCTTACTGGTCCATTCCGGGCGGTCATATGGAGGCCGGAGAGTCATTTGAAGCGGCGGCAAAACGCGAAATACACGAAGAAACTGGCTTACATATCAATGAACTAAATGTTATCGCGCTCTGTAATAACATCGCCACTTGGCGCGAAGAGGGTAAACATACCGTTTCGGTCTGCTTACTGGCCCAGCATCCCGGCGGAGAGCCAGAGCTGAAAGAACCGGATAAGTGTCAGCAATGGTTATGGTGCAATCCCCGGGAATTACCTGAACCCCATTTTGAAGCCAGCCGTCACAGCATCGAATTATGGCTCAATCAGCAGTTTTATCGTCATTACGACTAA
- a CDS encoding YeiH family protein, whose product MATYHTKELPQPQQFTLPRYIPGLVLTGVITGLALTVGDMPWFINMGLGALTLAIIFGIVVGNTLYPWVQPICADGVVLAKQHLLRLGIILYGFRLTFQQVADVGATGMVIDLLTLSSTFILACWLGKRLFGLDQQTVMLIGAGSSICGAAAIMATEPILKADASKVAVAVATVVIFGTLAIFVYPWLYQLNLHYQWLPFSQETFGIFAGSTIHEVAQVVAAGHAIGPDAENAAVITKMIRVMMLAPFLLLLSAYLGRRSQKISGTKREKSAITIPWFAVIFILMAGFNSLNLLPAAWVSHLITLDTILLAMAMAALGLTTHIGSIRQAGVKPLLLALLLFVWLLVGGTGINLLVQHIAA is encoded by the coding sequence ATGGCAACTTATCATACGAAAGAACTGCCTCAACCACAGCAGTTTACCCTGCCCCGCTATATTCCGGGCTTGGTGTTAACCGGTGTGATTACAGGGTTGGCACTTACCGTGGGTGATATGCCGTGGTTTATCAATATGGGGCTGGGTGCCCTGACATTGGCGATTATATTCGGCATCGTCGTCGGTAATACACTCTATCCGTGGGTACAACCAATTTGTGCTGATGGTGTGGTACTCGCCAAACAGCACTTGCTGCGATTGGGGATCATTTTGTACGGCTTCCGATTGACCTTCCAGCAAGTGGCGGATGTCGGTGCGACCGGTATGGTCATTGACCTTTTAACTCTAAGCTCCACCTTTATCTTGGCGTGCTGGCTGGGTAAGCGTCTCTTCGGCTTGGACCAGCAAACCGTGATGTTGATTGGTGCCGGTAGCAGCATTTGTGGTGCCGCCGCCATTATGGCCACCGAGCCAATACTGAAAGCGGATGCCAGCAAAGTGGCGGTTGCCGTCGCCACAGTGGTGATTTTCGGCACACTGGCGATTTTTGTTTATCCGTGGTTGTATCAGCTCAATCTGCACTATCAATGGCTACCGTTTAGTCAGGAAACCTTTGGTATTTTTGCTGGCTCGACGATCCACGAAGTCGCGCAGGTCGTGGCCGCAGGGCATGCTATTGGCCCTGATGCTGAAAACGCGGCAGTCATCACCAAAATGATCCGGGTGATGATGTTAGCCCCTTTCTTGCTGCTACTTTCCGCCTATCTAGGTCGTCGTAGCCAGAAAATCAGCGGCACAAAACGTGAGAAAAGTGCCATCACCATTCCTTGGTTTGCGGTGATATTTATTCTGATGGCCGGTTTTAACTCACTCAATCTGCTGCCAGCAGCATGGGTCAGCCATCTGATTACGCTGGACACCATTTTGTTGGCCATGGCGATGGCAGCTCTGGGGTTAACCACCCATATTGGCTCCATTCGTCAGGCGGGGGTTAAACCGCTGTTGCTGGCACTGCTGCTGTTTGTCTGGCTGCTGGTTGGCGGCACAGGGATCAACTTATTGGTACAGCATATTGCGGCATAA
- the fruB gene encoding fused PTS fructose transporter subunit IIA/HPr protein → MFQLSTKDIHLAAQADSKNEAITQVAAALTQAGCVAAAYVDGMLAREQQTSTYLGNGIAIPHGTTDTRDLVLNTGVQVFQFPQGIAWGDDQTAYIVIGIAARSDEHLALLRQLTHVLSDDAVAAQLAKTTSAEELRSLLMGEKKTAEFHFDTSLIALDVAADNLITLQALNAGRLQQIGAVDTRFVSDVITREPLNLGQGIWLSDSTEGNLVSAATVSRPATAFEHHGEKVALLLTLSVADDQPLTVLNYLSDLLLAKKADILLNADAAALLALLTSEYVEQSEVLSAEFVIRNEHGLHARPGTILVNTIKQFTSEITVTNLDGTGKPANGRSLMKVVALGVKKGNRLRFTASGEDAQAALDAIGEAIAAGLGEGAA, encoded by the coding sequence ATGTTCCAGTTATCGACGAAAGATATCCATCTGGCTGCACAAGCCGACAGCAAAAACGAGGCGATCACTCAGGTGGCCGCTGCGCTGACTCAAGCGGGCTGCGTCGCTGCCGCTTATGTTGATGGCATGTTGGCCCGCGAGCAGCAGACATCAACCTATCTGGGTAATGGGATCGCCATCCCCCATGGTACTACGGATACCCGTGATCTGGTGCTCAATACCGGCGTGCAGGTGTTCCAATTCCCGCAGGGTATCGCGTGGGGCGACGATCAAACTGCCTATATTGTTATCGGCATTGCCGCCCGCTCTGACGAGCATTTGGCCTTACTACGCCAGCTCACTCACGTATTAAGTGATGATGCGGTGGCAGCGCAACTGGCAAAAACCACCTCGGCTGAAGAGTTGCGCAGTTTGCTGATGGGCGAGAAAAAAACCGCTGAATTCCATTTCGACACCTCACTGATTGCCCTTGATGTGGCGGCTGACAACCTGATCACGCTACAAGCGCTGAACGCGGGGCGTTTACAGCAAATCGGTGCAGTTGATACCCGCTTTGTGAGTGATGTGATTACTCGTGAACCACTGAATTTGGGGCAGGGCATCTGGCTGAGTGACAGTACCGAAGGCAATTTGGTCAGTGCCGCCACGGTAAGCCGTCCGGCGACCGCATTTGAGCATCATGGTGAAAAAGTGGCTCTGTTGCTGACACTCTCTGTAGCGGATGATCAACCGCTGACGGTGCTGAACTATCTCAGTGACCTGCTACTGGCGAAAAAAGCTGATATCTTGCTGAACGCCGATGCCGCCGCACTGCTGGCACTGCTGACCAGTGAGTATGTTGAGCAAAGCGAAGTATTAAGCGCGGAATTTGTCATTCGTAACGAACACGGGTTACATGCGCGACCAGGGACGATTTTAGTCAATACAATCAAACAGTTTACCAGTGAAATCACCGTAACCAATCTGGACGGCACCGGTAAACCCGCAAATGGACGTAGTCTGATGAAAGTTGTGGCTTTAGGGGTTAAAAAAGGCAATCGCCTGCGCTTTACCGCCAGCGGTGAAGATGCACAGGCGGCACTGGATGCTATTGGTGAAGCTATCGCCGCCGGTTTAGGCGAGGGGGCAGCATGA
- the fruK gene encoding 1-phosphofructokinase, whose protein sequence is MSRRVATITLNPAYDLVGFCPEIERGEVNLVKTAGLHAAGKGINVAKVLKDLGIDVTVGGFLGKDNQDGFQLLFSELGIANRFQVVPGRTRINVKLTEKDGEVTDFNFSGFEVTKPDWDRFVTDSLSWLGQFDMVAVSGSLPAGVNPDDFTDWMKRLRSQCPCIIFDSSREALVAGLKASPWLVKPNRRELEIWAGRPLPELADVVEAAHALRDQGIAHVVISLGAEGALWVNASGAWLAKPPACEVVSTVGAGDSMVGGLIYGLLMRESSEHTLRLATAVAALAVSQSNVGITDRPQLAAMMAKVDLKPFN, encoded by the coding sequence ATGAGCAGAAGAGTCGCAACCATCACGCTAAACCCAGCTTATGATCTGGTGGGTTTTTGCCCTGAAATCGAACGCGGTGAAGTTAATCTGGTGAAAACTGCGGGCCTCCATGCCGCCGGTAAAGGGATCAATGTTGCCAAGGTACTGAAAGACTTGGGGATTGATGTCACTGTGGGTGGTTTCTTGGGCAAAGATAACCAAGATGGCTTCCAATTGTTATTCAGCGAACTGGGTATCGCCAACCGTTTTCAGGTGGTGCCGGGTCGTACCCGCATTAACGTCAAACTGACTGAAAAAGATGGCGAAGTGACCGACTTTAACTTCTCCGGTTTTGAAGTCACCAAACCGGATTGGGATCGTTTCGTCACCGACTCATTGAGCTGGTTGGGACAATTCGACATGGTCGCGGTCAGCGGCAGCTTGCCTGCGGGCGTCAATCCCGATGACTTCACTGACTGGATGAAGCGCCTGCGCTCTCAGTGCCCCTGCATCATCTTCGACAGCAGCCGTGAAGCGCTGGTTGCTGGGCTGAAAGCCTCGCCATGGTTAGTGAAACCGAACCGCCGTGAGCTGGAAATTTGGGCCGGTCGCCCATTACCGGAACTGGCTGATGTGGTGGAAGCCGCGCACGCCCTGCGCGACCAAGGGATTGCCCATGTAGTGATCTCGCTCGGCGCGGAAGGGGCATTGTGGGTCAATGCCTCCGGAGCTTGGCTGGCAAAACCGCCTGCTTGTGAGGTGGTCAGCACAGTCGGTGCCGGTGACTCAATGGTGGGTGGCCTGATCTACGGATTATTAATGCGCGAGTCCAGCGAACACACGCTGCGTCTGGCGACAGCAGTCGCTGCTTTGGCCGTCAGTCAGAGCAATGTGGGTATTACGGATCGCCCACAGTTAGCCGCCATGATGGCAAAAGTCGACCTGAAACCCTTTAATTAA
- the nfo gene encoding deoxyribonuclease IV has translation MKFVGAHVSAAGGVDQAVIRAHELKATAFALFTKNQRQWRAAPLAEDVIEKFKQACEQYGYTSAQILPHDSYLINLGHPVIEALEKSREAFIDEMARCQQLGLSLLNFHPGSHLLQIDEDKCLARIAESINIALDASEGVTAVIENTAGQGSNLGFKFEHLAAIIDGVEDKSRVGVCIDTCHAFAAGYDLRTESDCEHTFKQLGDIVGFQYLRGMHLNDAKSEFNSRVDRHHSLGEGNIGKTVFSYIMRDPRFDGIPLILETVNMDIWAEEIAWLKSQAEVAS, from the coding sequence ATGAAATTTGTCGGAGCACATGTCAGCGCAGCAGGCGGTGTTGATCAGGCGGTAATTCGGGCACACGAGCTTAAGGCCACCGCCTTTGCCCTGTTTACCAAGAATCAGCGCCAATGGCGCGCAGCCCCGCTCGCGGAAGATGTTATTGAGAAATTTAAGCAGGCTTGTGAGCAATATGGCTACACTTCAGCTCAAATTTTGCCTCACGACAGCTATCTGATTAACCTAGGTCATCCAGTCATTGAGGCGCTGGAGAAATCTCGCGAAGCCTTTATTGACGAAATGGCCCGCTGCCAACAACTGGGGTTGTCATTACTGAACTTCCACCCCGGCAGCCATTTACTGCAAATTGATGAAGATAAATGTCTGGCGCGCATTGCCGAATCCATCAATATCGCGCTAGATGCCAGTGAGGGTGTCACTGCGGTGATTGAAAATACCGCCGGGCAAGGCAGTAATCTGGGCTTTAAGTTTGAACATCTGGCCGCCATCATTGACGGCGTAGAAGATAAGAGCCGAGTCGGCGTCTGTATTGATACCTGCCATGCTTTCGCTGCTGGTTATGATTTGCGCACTGAATCCGATTGTGAGCACACTTTTAAGCAGCTCGGTGATATTGTCGGCTTCCAGTATCTACGCGGCATGCATCTTAATGATGCGAAAAGCGAATTTAACAGCCGTGTTGACCGCCATCACAGCCTCGGTGAAGGTAATATTGGCAAAACCGTGTTCAGCTACATTATGCGCGACCCACGTTTTGATGGTATCCCGCTGATTCTGGAGACGGTGAATATGGATATCTGGGCCGAAGAGATTGCTTGGCTGAAGTCGCAAGCTGAAGTCGCAAGCTGA